One part of the Diceros bicornis minor isolate mBicDic1 unplaced genomic scaffold, mDicBic1.mat.cur scaffold_55_ctg1, whole genome shotgun sequence genome encodes these proteins:
- the LOC131403132 gene encoding olfactory receptor 9G19-like — protein sequence MRLQRVLFFIFLIIYVFSLSANITLISLICADSRLYTPMYFFIGNLPFLDLWFSSANVPKILMTCISDDKSISFAGYLAQFFFSAGLADSESYLLAAMAYDRYVAISDPLLYSQAMSARLCSSLFATSYIAGFLNSTIITSETFTLSFCGNNIIDDFFCALPPLVNLACDVKKGYQAVLYFILVSNVITPAMLILASYLFTIAAILKIHSTQGHLKAFSTSALT from the coding sequence ATGCGGTTACAGAGAGTGCTCTTTTTCATCTTCCTCATCATCTATGTCTTCAGTCTCTCAGCGAACATCACCCTGATTTCTCTGATCTGTGCTGATTCTCGGCTATACACACCAATGTATTTCTTCATTGGAAACCTGCCATTCCTGGATCTCTGGTTTTCTTCTGCTAATGTGCCCAAAATCCTGATGACCTGCATCTCTGATGACAAAAGCATCTCCTTTGCTGGCTACCTAGCTCAGTTCTTCTTCTCAGCTGGACTGGCTGATAGTGAATCTTACCTGTTGGCTGCCATGGCTtatgatcgctatgtggccatctctGACCCGCTGCTTTATTCCCAGGCTATGTCTGCAAGGTTATGTTCCAGTCTTTTTGcaacctcatacattgctggcttTCTTAATTCAACCATCATCACTAGCGAGACATTTACCCTGAGCTTTTGTGGCAACAACATCATTGATGATTTTTTCTGTGCTCTGCCTCCCCTTGTAAATTTGGCCTGTGATGTGAAGAAGGGCTACCAGGCTGTGCTCTATTTCATACTTGTCTCCAATGTCATCACCCCTGCCATGCTTATTCTTGCCTCCTACCTCTTCACTATTGCTGCCATCTTGAAGATCCACTCCACCCAAGGCCACCTCAAGGCCTTCTCCACTTCTGCTCTCACTTGA
- the LOC131403091 gene encoding olfactory receptor 9G19-like, with amino-acid sequence MERSNHTVTEFVLLGFTTDSVMQLVLFTVFLCVYSVTVVGNTTLVVLICNDSWLHTPVYFFIWNLSFLDLWYSSVYTPKILVTCISEDKSISFAGCASQFFFSAGLAYSECYLLAVMAYDRYVAISKPLLYIQAMSRKLCICLVVYSYTAGFVNAIILTSNTFTMDFCGDNIIDDFFCDVPPLVKLACDVKDSYQAMLYFLLASNVITPAVLILASYLFIIAAILRIRSTQGRLKAFSTCSSRLISVTLYCGSILYIYSRPSSSYSLERDKMVSTFYIVLFPMLNPMIYSLRNEDVKGALKKFFSLTQSGV; translated from the coding sequence ATGGAGAGGAGCAATCACACAGTGACAGAGTTCGTCCTGTTAGGCTTCACAACAGACTCCGTGATGCAGCTGGTCCTGTTTACGGTGTTCCTTTGTGTGTACTCCGTGACTGTGGTAGGAAATACCACCCTCGTAGTGTTGATCTGTAATGACTCCTGGCTGCACACGCCCgtgtattttttcatttggaatctGTCTTTTCTGGATCTCTGGTATTCCTCTGTCTACACCCCAAAGATCTTGGTGACCTGCATCTCTGAAGACAAAAGCATCTCTTTTGCTGGCTGTGCATCTCAGTTCTTCTTCTCTGCTGGGCTGGCATACAGTGAGTGCTACCTGTTGGCTGTCATGGCTtatgatcgctatgtggccatTTCCAAACCCCTGCTTTATATTCAGGCCATGTCAAGGAAATTGTGCATCTGTTTAGTTGTATATTCCTATACTGCAGGTTTTGTCAATGCAATAATACTCACCAGCAACACATTCACAATGGATTTTTGTGGTGACAATATCATTGATGACTTTTTCTGTGATGTCCCGCCCCTAGTGAAGTTGGCATGTGATGTGAAAGACAGCTACCAGGCCATGCTGTACTTCCTCCTGGCCTCCAACGTCATTACGCCCGCTGTGCTCATACTGGCCTCCTACCTCTTCATCATCGCCGCCATCTTGAGGATCCGCTCCACCCAGGGCCGCCTCAAAGCCTTCTCCACATGCTCCTCCCGTCTGATCTCTGTCACTTTGTACTGTGGCTCCATTCTCTACATCTACTCTCGCCCAAGTTCCAGCTATTCCCTTGAGAGGGACAAAATGGTTTCCACATTTTATATTGTGCTGTTCCCCATGTTGAACCCCATGATCTACAGTTTGAGAAACGAAGATGTGAAAGGGGCTCTGAAAAAATTTTTCAGCTTGACACAATCAGGAGTCTAA
- the LOC131403090 gene encoding olfactory receptor 9G4-like, whose protein sequence is MEVGNRTVLTEFISVGLSADPRWQLILFGIFLMLYLIAMSGNMTMVILICIDSRLHTPMYCFISNLSFLDFWYPSVYIPKILAICVSENKPISLAGCGAQLFFSCLAAYTECYLLAAMACDRLVAICKPLLYSSTMSSSLCTGLVAGSYIRGFLNSIAHIANTFRLSFCGKNIIDHYFCDVTPLVKMSCTDIQVYEKILRGLVGFTVLSNILAILISYFNILLSISRIRSASGRHKVFSTCASHLISVMFFYGSLLFMYSRPSSTYSVGRHKVASLFYTLFNPLLNPLIYSLRNKDVKAAFRKAVQSIRPQR, encoded by the coding sequence ATGGAAGTTGGAAATCGCACTGTCCTGACTGAATTCATCTCGGTGGGCTTATCCGCAGACCCCAGGTGGCAGCTGATTCTATTTGGAATATTTCTGATGCTCTACTTGATTGCCATGTCAGGGAACATGACCATGGTCATCTTAATATGTATTGATTCCCGCCTGCACACACCTATGTACTGTTTCATTAGTAATCTGTCTTTTCTGGATTTCTGGTATCCTTCTGTGTATATTCCCAAAATTCTGGCCATATGTGTCTCAGAAAATAAACCTATTTCCTTGGCTGGATGTGGAGCACAGCTGTTCTTTTCTTGCCTTGCCGCCTACACTGAGTGCTATCTCCTGGCAGCCATGGCCTGTGACCGCCTagtggccatctgtaagccattACTTTATTCAAGTACAATGTCCAGTTCTCTCTGTACTGGACTCGTTGCTGGCTCCTACATCAGAGGGTTCTTGAATTCCATCGCTCATATTGCTAACACTTTCCGCCTGAGTTTCTGTGGTAAAAATATCATTGACCACTATTTCTGTGACGTAACACCATTGGTAAAAATGTCTTGTACAGACATCCAGGTCTATGAAAAAATCCTCCGGGGTCTGGTGGGCTTCACGGTCCTCTCCAACATTCTTGCCATCCTGATTTCTTATTTCAACATCCTTCTGTCTATCTCGAGGATCCGCTCAGCCTCAGGAAGGCACAAGGTCTTCTCCACCTGTGCGTCTCACCTTATCTCTGTCATGTTCTTCTATGGATCCTTACTCTTCATGTATTCAAGGCCAAGTTCCACCTACTCTGTGGGGAGACACAAAGTGGCTTCTCTCTTCTACACCCTGTTCAACCCATTGCTTAATCCTCTCATCTACAGCCTGAGAAACAAAGACGTCAAAGCAGCCTTCCGGAAAGCAGTTCAGAGCATAAGGCCACAGAGGTGA